In Amphiura filiformis chromosome 2, Afil_fr2py, whole genome shotgun sequence, one DNA window encodes the following:
- the LOC140146525 gene encoding complement C1q tumor necrosis factor-related protein 4-like, with protein MGLTGDVGATGPIGLTGPAGRMGERGPVGPVGMAGEPGQTGQKGDRGEPVQIRKSAFSVQKTSNQEAAADAEIVTLDAARVNIGGHFDLTTNRFTCEIPGVYFFSYSFYVTESPSDRNPDIDLVNDNNVVARARVESVANVQIGTSVLLELETGSEVWLQFLNYGEGMECADKGKCQFSGFLLYEG; from the coding sequence ATGGGATTAACCGGTGATGTTGGCGCTACCGGCCCAATTGGTTTGACCGGACCCGCAGGGAGGATGGGAGAGAGAGGCCCGGTGGGCCCAGTTGGAATGGCCGGAGAACCTGGACAAACAGGACAGAAAGGAGATAGAGGAGAACCTGTACAGATCCGTAAATCTGCATTTAGTGTGCAAAAGACATCAAATCAGGAAGCAGCAGCTGATGCTGAAATTGTAACATTAGATGCAGCTCGTGTCAacattggcggccattttgatctGACCACAAATCGCTTCACATGCGAAATTCCTGGTGTCTACTTCTTCTCATACAGTTTTTATGTTACTGAATCACCTTCAGATAGAAATCCTGATATTGATCTGGTAAATGATAACAACGTTGTGGCACGTGCCAGAGTGGAAAGTGTGGCCAATGTTCAAATTGGTACCAGTGTGCTGCTTGAATTAGAGACAGGTTCGGAGGTGTGGTTACAGTTTTTAAATTATGGGGAAGGAATGGAGTGTGCAGATAAGGGCAAATGCCAATTCTCTGGTTTTCTTCTTTATGAAGGTTGA